One part of the Marinobacterium rhizophilum genome encodes these proteins:
- a CDS encoding phospholipase D-like domain-containing protein → MHDRRRFKWRAGNAVQLIVDGEQFFPVMLEAIRHASHSVLMEFYLVSSGQVMDRFIIEMIAAARRGLMVRLMIDGFGGRKLSEPDRLRLEAAGVVILVYNPLKWSKLTQNFARDHRKLMIVDQSRAFIGGTGLTDEYWLSEHPGCPWHEVMLSLRGPVVCDLIALYNALWQRCTATRLPPGAQGAEVGTALMKVCTTEGLYQQGIKLSFLSQVNQSRERIWLATAYFMPSRSLRRALRRAALRGVEVRLILAGPYTDQPWVFHASKRYYQRLLSAGVRIFEYQPRFLHAKVGVVDDWSSIGSCNLDHWNLRWNLEANVEIREPQFVDQVTAMLDADLQHCSEVTEKAWHARPWHRKIREYIWSLISQIVLRIR, encoded by the coding sequence ATGCACGATCGCAGGCGTTTCAAGTGGCGCGCGGGCAATGCGGTACAACTGATCGTGGATGGCGAGCAGTTCTTTCCGGTCATGCTTGAGGCGATCAGGCACGCCAGTCACAGCGTGCTGATGGAGTTTTACCTGGTGTCCTCGGGCCAGGTCATGGATCGTTTTATCATTGAGATGATCGCGGCGGCACGGCGTGGCCTGATGGTCCGTCTGATGATCGACGGCTTTGGCGGTCGCAAGCTGTCGGAGCCGGACCGTTTGCGGCTGGAGGCGGCGGGGGTGGTGATCCTGGTTTACAACCCGCTGAAATGGAGCAAACTGACGCAGAACTTCGCCCGTGATCATCGCAAGTTGATGATTGTCGACCAGTCCCGCGCGTTTATCGGCGGTACCGGTCTGACGGACGAGTACTGGCTGTCCGAACACCCGGGCTGCCCCTGGCACGAAGTCATGTTGTCGCTGCGCGGCCCGGTGGTGTGCGATCTGATCGCGCTTTACAATGCGCTCTGGCAGCGCTGTACGGCGACACGCCTGCCGCCGGGCGCGCAGGGAGCCGAGGTGGGCACGGCGCTGATGAAGGTCTGTACCACCGAGGGACTCTACCAGCAGGGGATCAAGCTGAGTTTTCTGAGCCAGGTGAACCAGTCCCGCGAGCGTATCTGGCTTGCCACCGCCTACTTCATGCCCTCGCGCTCGCTGCGCCGGGCCCTGCGCCGGGCGGCGCTGCGGGGTGTGGAGGTGAGGCTTATCCTGGCGGGGCCTTATACCGATCAGCCCTGGGTGTTTCATGCCTCCAAGCGGTATTATCAGCGCCTGCTCAGTGCCGGCGTGAGGATTTTCGAGTATCAGCCCCGGTTTCTGCATGCCAAGGTGGGGGTGGTGGATGACTGGAGCTCCATCGGCTCCTGTAACCTGGATCACTGGAACCTGCGCTGGAACCTGGAGGCCAATGTTGAAATTCGGGAGCCGCAGTTCGTTGACCAGGTGACGGCCATGCTCGATGCGGATTTGCAGCATTGCAGCGAGGTGACCGAAAAAGCCTGGCATGCGCGGCCCTGGCATCGCAAAATCCGTGAGTATATTTGGTCATTGATCAGTCAGATTGTGTTGAGAATTCGATAA
- the recQ gene encoding DNA helicase RecQ: MMEHALRLLKDVFGYDQFRAPQDEVIRRLAGGQDLLVVMPTGGGKSLCYQLPALLREGTAVVVSPLIALMQDQVSALSQWGIRAGCLNSAVSFDERSRTEQALRNGELDLLYIAPERLLQPRTLDLLSQTPLALFAIDEAHCVSQWGHDFRPEYLQLSRLRERFPGVPRIALTATADGRTQQEIVERLELNQATRFIQGFDRPNIRYRIGQKDKAKDQLLRFLRDEHPQDAGVVYCLSRKKVEDTAAFLCERGFNALPYHAGLSTELRAHNQHRFLTEEGLVMVATIAFGMGIDKPNVRFVAHLDLPKSIEAYYQETGRAGRDGLPADAWMVYGLQDVIFLRQMLEGSQAPEQQKQIERQKLEAVLGLCEITSCRRQTLLAYFGEADHAPCGNCDTCLEPVPVWDGTEAARKALSAVYRSGQRFGVNHVIDILLGSNSEKLRERGHERLSTFGIGKDLDRNQWRSVFRQLVARGFLGVDGQGHGVLHLTEACRGVLRSEQTLELRLESRTQSRFTRSSVPQSKLEASDYALWNDLRAARKALAEAQDVPPYVIFHDATLMEMVMHRPLNDVQLRRLNGVGERKLEQYGRQFLAVIEQHEQAGQTQPAASDEALLLFRSGMTVEQVALQLKLSVNAIFGQLARAIAQGQLDMAEVVELPDAEVRHIQQVMLECERDFGAALKPVHEALGGAYEMGLLRCVRVGLSLDR; the protein is encoded by the coding sequence ATGATGGAACACGCACTTAGGCTACTGAAAGACGTTTTTGGTTACGACCAGTTTCGCGCCCCCCAGGACGAGGTCATCCGCCGGCTGGCCGGCGGCCAGGATTTGCTGGTGGTGATGCCGACCGGTGGCGGCAAGTCACTCTGTTACCAGCTGCCCGCGCTGCTGCGCGAAGGCACGGCGGTGGTGGTGTCACCGCTGATCGCACTGATGCAGGACCAGGTCAGCGCGCTGTCGCAGTGGGGCATCCGGGCCGGCTGCCTGAATTCCGCGGTCAGTTTTGACGAGCGCAGCCGCACCGAACAGGCGCTGCGCAACGGCGAGCTGGACCTGCTCTATATCGCTCCCGAACGGCTGTTGCAGCCGCGCACGCTGGACCTGCTGTCACAGACGCCGCTGGCGCTGTTCGCCATTGACGAGGCGCACTGTGTGTCGCAGTGGGGACACGATTTTCGGCCCGAGTACCTGCAGCTCAGCCGCTTGCGCGAGCGCTTCCCCGGTGTACCGCGGATTGCCCTGACGGCTACCGCTGACGGTCGTACCCAGCAGGAAATTGTCGAGCGCCTCGAACTCAACCAGGCCACGCGCTTTATCCAGGGCTTTGATCGCCCCAATATCCGCTATCGTATCGGTCAGAAAGACAAGGCAAAGGATCAGCTGCTGCGCTTTCTGCGCGATGAACATCCGCAGGATGCCGGTGTGGTGTATTGCCTGTCGCGCAAGAAGGTCGAGGATACGGCCGCCTTCTTGTGCGAGCGTGGTTTCAATGCGCTGCCTTACCATGCCGGCCTGTCGACGGAACTGCGGGCCCACAATCAGCACCGTTTCCTGACCGAGGAAGGGCTGGTCATGGTGGCCACCATTGCCTTTGGCATGGGAATCGACAAGCCCAATGTGCGTTTTGTGGCGCACCTGGATCTGCCCAAGAGCATCGAGGCCTACTACCAGGAAACCGGCCGCGCCGGGCGCGATGGCCTGCCCGCTGATGCCTGGATGGTATACGGCCTGCAGGATGTTATCTTCCTGCGCCAGATGCTCGAAGGCTCCCAGGCCCCCGAACAGCAGAAACAGATTGAACGCCAGAAGCTCGAAGCGGTGCTGGGTCTGTGCGAAATCACCAGTTGCCGGCGCCAGACGCTGCTGGCGTATTTTGGCGAAGCGGACCATGCGCCCTGTGGCAACTGCGATACCTGCCTGGAACCGGTGCCGGTATGGGATGGCACCGAGGCGGCGCGCAAGGCGCTGTCGGCGGTGTACCGTTCGGGGCAGCGTTTTGGCGTTAATCACGTTATCGATATTCTGCTGGGCAGCAATAGTGAAAAGCTGCGTGAACGGGGGCATGAGCGCCTGTCCACCTTCGGGATTGGCAAGGATCTGGACCGCAACCAGTGGCGCTCGGTTTTCCGCCAGTTGGTGGCGCGGGGCTTTCTGGGGGTGGATGGCCAGGGGCACGGTGTGCTGCACCTGACCGAGGCCTGTCGAGGGGTGTTGCGCAGCGAGCAGACGCTGGAGCTGCGGCTTGAATCCCGTACCCAGAGCCGCTTTACCCGCAGCTCCGTACCCCAGTCCAAGCTCGAAGCCAGCGACTATGCCCTCTGGAATGACCTGCGTGCTGCCCGCAAGGCGCTGGCCGAAGCCCAGGATGTTCCGCCCTATGTGATCTTCCATGATGCCACGCTAATGGAAATGGTCATGCACCGACCGCTGAACGATGTTCAGCTGCGCCGGCTTAACGGGGTGGGCGAGCGCAAGCTGGAGCAATACGGGCGCCAGTTCCTGGCCGTGATCGAGCAGCATGAGCAGGCCGGGCAGACGCAGCCTGCGGCCTCCGACGAAGCCCTGTTGCTGTTTCGCAGCGGCATGACGGTGGAGCAGGTGGCATTGCAGCTCAAGTTGTCTGTCAATGCGATCTTTGGGCAGCTGGCGCGCGCCATTGCGCAGGGCCAGCTCGACATGGCCGAGGTGGTCGAACTGCCGGACGCGGAAGTACGTCACATCCAGCAGGTGATGCTGGAATGCGAGCGCGATTTCGGTGCCGCGCTCAAACCCGTGCATGAAGCCCTTGGCGGTGCCTATGAGATGGGCCTGCTACGCTGTGTTCGGGTGGGCCTCAGCCTGGATCGCTGA
- a CDS encoding YecA/YgfB family protein, with amino-acid sequence MSMPPIAQPLNDEELDRLEEFLFSDAVSEESLDLIGIHGLFCALSISPEPVPEAEWLALLLDGEPKWESDAQRAEIAGLLRQWYQSIGSDLYSDEEVDLPCDTTLELDEEDKETGIAPLTLWAEAFMEGVFLHEELWFSPEREEQVAELLLPIMVASDLFEEDDFKQIRRDKRLCEEMVRQIPELLVDLYLVFHSPEK; translated from the coding sequence ATGTCAATGCCCCCTATTGCCCAGCCACTCAATGACGAAGAGCTGGACCGACTCGAGGAATTCCTGTTCTCAGACGCCGTCTCCGAAGAGTCCCTCGATCTGATCGGTATTCACGGACTTTTCTGCGCCCTGAGCATCAGTCCCGAACCCGTGCCCGAGGCCGAATGGCTGGCACTGCTGCTCGACGGAGAGCCCAAATGGGAATCCGATGCACAGCGCGCCGAAATTGCCGGTCTGCTGCGCCAGTGGTATCAGTCTATCGGCAGTGACCTCTACAGCGATGAAGAAGTCGACCTGCCCTGCGATACCACCCTGGAGCTCGACGAGGAAGACAAGGAAACCGGCATCGCTCCGCTGACACTCTGGGCCGAAGCTTTCATGGAAGGCGTCTTCCTGCACGAGGAGCTGTGGTTCAGCCCCGAGCGCGAAGAACAGGTTGCCGAACTGCTGCTGCCGATCATGGTTGCCTCGGACCTGTTCGAAGAAGATGACTTCAAGCAGATCCGCCGCGACAAGCGCCTGTGCGAAGAAATGGTGCGCCAGATCCCGGAACTCCTGGTCGATCTCTACCTGGTCTTCCACTCCCCTGAAAAGTGA
- the ttcA gene encoding tRNA 2-thiocytidine(32) synthetase TtcA produces MSDILYPEVLSDPVSCATPAEPLSAPADPEAEPADNASPASSAERKTKLRLNKLQKRLRREMGRAIEDFRMIEDGDRVMVCLSGGKDSYTMLDILLNLQKSAPVNFELIAVNLDQKQPGFPEHILPAYLDQVGVPYHIVERDTYSIVKELVPEGKTTCGLCSRLRRGTLYGFADEIGANKIALGHHRDDILETFFLNMFFGGKLKSMPPKLVSDDGKNMVIRPLAYSREKDIEAYSGLKQFPIIPCNLCGSQENLQRQVIKDMLQGWDRSHPGRIETMFSALQNVVPSHLADTQLFDFANLQLGFAHGIATPGDDSETAELPGGRIDILSL; encoded by the coding sequence ATGAGCGATATCCTGTACCCAGAGGTCCTGAGCGATCCAGTTTCTTGCGCAACCCCGGCCGAACCGCTGTCAGCGCCCGCTGATCCAGAGGCTGAACCGGCTGATAATGCATCGCCGGCGAGCAGTGCCGAGCGCAAAACGAAACTGCGGCTGAACAAGCTGCAGAAGCGGCTGCGGCGCGAAATGGGGCGGGCGATCGAGGACTTCAGGATGATCGAGGATGGCGACCGCGTGATGGTCTGCCTGTCCGGTGGCAAGGATTCCTACACCATGCTGGATATTCTGCTGAATCTGCAGAAAAGCGCGCCGGTGAACTTCGAGCTGATCGCCGTCAACCTGGACCAGAAACAGCCCGGTTTCCCCGAGCACATCCTGCCCGCCTACCTGGATCAGGTCGGTGTTCCCTATCATATCGTTGAGCGCGATACCTACTCGATCGTCAAGGAGCTGGTACCCGAGGGCAAGACCACCTGTGGTCTGTGTTCACGCCTGCGCCGTGGCACCCTGTACGGCTTTGCCGATGAAATCGGTGCCAACAAGATTGCCCTGGGGCATCACCGTGACGATATTCTGGAAACCTTTTTCCTCAACATGTTCTTTGGCGGCAAGCTCAAGTCCATGCCGCCCAAGCTGGTATCCGACGATGGCAAGAACATGGTCATCCGGCCGCTGGCCTATTCGCGGGAGAAGGACATTGAAGCCTATAGCGGACTTAAACAGTTTCCCATCATTCCGTGTAACCTCTGTGGCTCCCAGGAGAACCTGCAGCGCCAGGTGATCAAGGACATGCTGCAGGGCTGGGATCGCAGCCATCCCGGCCGTATCGAAACCATGTTCAGTGCCCTGCAAAATGTGGTTCCCAGCCATCTGGCAGATACCCAGCTGTTTGATTTTGCCAATCTGCAGCTGGGCTTTGCCCA
- a CDS encoding glycine zipper 2TM domain-containing protein: MKTVSGSVALVLGSVLLAGCAGPSLTGTTYSRSEARQVHYVRYGVVDSVTPVVIEGRTDGVVGTGAGAIVGGIAGSNVGGGSGRTVGAVLGAVAGGMLGNKIESSATRKQGQEITVRLDNGETLSLVQEVDGGQFFRPGERVRLLESSGATRVAY, from the coding sequence ATGAAAACTGTTTCAGGTTCTGTGGCTTTGGTGCTCGGTTCTGTATTGCTGGCAGGCTGCGCCGGGCCCAGCCTGACCGGCACCACCTACTCGCGCTCAGAAGCGCGCCAGGTGCACTATGTGCGCTATGGCGTGGTGGATTCGGTAACGCCGGTGGTAATCGAGGGGCGTACCGATGGCGTGGTCGGCACGGGGGCTGGCGCCATTGTGGGAGGCATCGCCGGCAGCAATGTGGGGGGCGGCAGTGGCCGTACCGTGGGGGCCGTGCTCGGTGCAGTGGCTGGCGGCATGCTGGGCAACAAGATAGAGTCGTCCGCGACCCGCAAGCAGGGCCAGGAAATCACCGTGCGGCTGGATAACGGCGAAACCCTGTCGCTGGTTCAGGAAGTGGACGGCGGTCAGTTCTTTCGTCCTGGTGAGCGTGTGCGTCTGCTCGAATCATCCGGTGCTACCCGCGTCGCGTACTGA